A stretch of the Ochrobactrum sp. BTU1 genome encodes the following:
- a CDS encoding PhzF family phenazine biosynthesis protein produces MTEAASAGRYYEIFDVFADKALAGNPLAVVHESEGLTDARMQAIAREFNLSETVFIFPPENPMHEAAVRIFTPDYELPFAGHPTVGAAVSLARHRRTGDESDRLVTLEEKVGIVRCGVILGENSAFAEFDLPRLPEKLDIKIEKEEAAAAIGLGTHEIGFENHIPAVWSAGTPYLLVPVHNLIAAAKVSIDPVYVSESLPHVGDRPLPIYVYCRETILFDSNYHARMFVTGSNVYEDPATGSAAAAFAGMILAKDQPVDGSSQWWIEQGMEMGRPSRIRLELDVSNQTLTGARIGGTAVKIAEGRLFV; encoded by the coding sequence ATGACCGAAGCTGCCAGTGCTGGCCGGTATTACGAGATTTTCGACGTTTTCGCCGATAAGGCTCTGGCTGGGAATCCGCTGGCTGTTGTGCACGAGAGTGAAGGGCTGACTGACGCGCGTATGCAGGCCATCGCGCGCGAATTCAATCTGTCCGAAACGGTCTTTATCTTTCCGCCTGAAAATCCGATGCATGAGGCAGCCGTCCGCATTTTTACCCCGGACTACGAGTTGCCATTTGCCGGTCATCCGACTGTTGGCGCTGCGGTATCGCTGGCACGTCATCGCAGAACAGGCGACGAGTCGGATCGGCTGGTGACGCTTGAAGAGAAGGTAGGTATCGTTCGCTGTGGTGTCATCTTAGGTGAAAACAGCGCCTTTGCCGAATTTGATCTGCCGCGTTTGCCGGAAAAGCTCGATATCAAGATCGAGAAGGAAGAGGCCGCCGCCGCAATTGGGCTAGGCACGCATGAGATCGGCTTTGAAAACCATATTCCTGCTGTCTGGAGCGCAGGCACACCTTATCTTCTTGTGCCGGTTCATAACCTAATCGCTGCAGCCAAAGTCTCCATCGATCCTGTCTATGTGAGCGAAAGTCTGCCGCATGTGGGCGATCGACCATTGCCGATTTATGTCTATTGCCGCGAAACAATTCTGTTCGACAGTAATTATCACGCACGCATGTTTGTGACAGGCTCGAATGTGTATGAAGATCCCGCGACGGGGTCTGCAGCGGCGGCTTTTGCAGGCATGATTCTGGCCAAAGACCAGCCGGTGGATGGAAGTTCACAATGGTGGATCGAGCAGGGCATGGAGATGGGGCGCCCCTCGCGTATTCGCCTTGAACTTGATGTGTCAAACCAGACACTCACCGGTGCTCGTATTGGCGGTACGGCAGTCAAGATTGCTGAAGGGCGCCTGTTCGTCTGA
- a CDS encoding NUDIX hydrolase produces the protein MQHVKENTVYEIDRVDVRILPGPLDYAQANKTAIAENWQRECQANPTLFDGEIYLAPDAKLEGQSFSAGFHRTSFATLMYWRKDAQPLRPWHIFGVGIMVSAEGHLIAARMSAHNAVAGRVYFPAGSIDDNDVVDGRADYETNMAREVFEETGINLGDAKAEAKTHLVTADGSIALFRRHYFDLSTTELLKRIEANLAAQAEPELSEIIPVKQAGAMGQATPSYVRAFADWHFENQQ, from the coding sequence ATGCAGCATGTGAAAGAAAACACGGTTTATGAAATTGATCGTGTCGATGTCCGGATTTTGCCGGGACCGCTCGATTATGCGCAAGCCAATAAAACCGCAATCGCTGAAAACTGGCAGCGCGAGTGTCAGGCTAATCCGACTTTGTTTGATGGTGAAATTTATCTTGCACCAGACGCGAAACTGGAAGGCCAGTCTTTTTCCGCCGGTTTCCATCGCACGAGCTTTGCAACGCTTATGTATTGGCGCAAAGATGCACAGCCTTTACGGCCGTGGCATATTTTTGGCGTCGGCATCATGGTGTCCGCTGAAGGGCATTTGATAGCAGCCCGTATGAGCGCGCATAATGCGGTCGCAGGACGTGTCTATTTTCCGGCAGGTTCCATTGATGACAATGATGTCGTTGATGGTCGCGCCGATTATGAAACCAATATGGCCCGAGAAGTTTTTGAAGAAACCGGAATCAATCTTGGTGATGCCAAGGCGGAAGCAAAGACCCATCTGGTAACTGCCGATGGAAGCATTGCCCTTTTCCGCCGACATTACTTTGATCTTTCGACGACGGAATTGTTGAAACGAATAGAGGCAAATCTCGCGGCTCAAGCAGAGCCGGAATTGTCGGAAATCATTCCGGTTAAGCAGGCAGGAGCCATGGGGCAGGCGACGCCATCCTATGTGCGCGCATTTGCCGATTGGCATTTCGAAAATCAACAGTAA
- a CDS encoding endonuclease/exonuclease/phosphatase family protein, whose protein sequence is MFTIATFNVENLMRRFDFSGFRNELHQDRSLKLFEIGDETQYRLLEQARAIAHTDDTRQMTALAIAETRTDVLCLQEVDNLAALNAFEYGYLFKMVGQGYRNKYLIDGNDSRGIDVAVMARDTTRDGQRIEVLEVTSHAHLTYKDLDLYQPVLAELGLEPHDRIFKRDCLCLDMRIDGKPLTLFVVHLKSMGGARNGLDGRTASLPVRQAETRAIRHIIEEKFGAGHTSGKRWLICGDFNDYRERVIIEGDEWNGYQFSPVKEAASALDTLLSDGFAINLVERRPEMDRWTLYHTRGPQERHLCQLDYILASPTLADKNGGAIPKIIRRGQPWRTVFPPGQEVDRYPRTGWDRPKASDHCPVAVTLNIV, encoded by the coding sequence ATGTTTACGATAGCAACCTTCAATGTCGAAAATCTGATGCGCCGGTTTGATTTTTCCGGCTTTCGCAATGAATTGCATCAGGATCGCTCGCTCAAGCTCTTCGAGATCGGCGATGAAACGCAATACCGTCTGCTGGAGCAGGCGCGGGCGATTGCCCATACCGATGACACACGGCAGATGACGGCGCTGGCAATAGCCGAAACACGGACCGATGTGCTTTGCCTGCAAGAAGTCGATAATCTCGCTGCCCTCAATGCGTTTGAATATGGCTATCTTTTCAAGATGGTCGGGCAGGGCTATCGCAATAAGTATCTGATTGACGGCAATGATAGCCGAGGCATCGACGTTGCCGTGATGGCACGCGATACGACGCGTGATGGCCAGCGGATTGAAGTGCTGGAAGTCACCAGCCACGCGCATCTGACCTATAAGGATCTTGATCTTTATCAGCCGGTGCTTGCTGAGCTGGGACTTGAACCGCATGATCGCATTTTTAAGCGCGATTGTCTTTGTCTCGATATGCGTATCGACGGCAAGCCATTGACGCTTTTTGTTGTTCACCTGAAATCAATGGGCGGTGCCCGTAACGGGCTTGATGGTCGCACTGCATCCTTGCCGGTCAGACAGGCAGAAACGCGGGCGATCCGTCACATTATCGAAGAGAAGTTTGGCGCAGGGCACACTTCGGGTAAGCGCTGGCTCATTTGCGGTGATTTCAACGACTACCGTGAACGCGTCATCATCGAAGGCGATGAGTGGAACGGTTATCAATTCTCGCCTGTGAAGGAAGCTGCCAGTGCTCTGGATACGCTGCTGAGCGATGGCTTCGCCATCAATCTTGTGGAGCGCCGCCCTGAAATGGACCGCTGGACGCTCTATCACACCCGCGGACCGCAGGAACGCCATCTTTGCCAGCTTGATTACATTCTTGCGTCGCCAACTCTGGCTGACAAAAACGGTGGTGCGATTCCGAAGATTATCCGTCGGGGCCAGCCCTGGCGCACGGTTTTCCCGCCAGGACAAGAAGTTGATCGTTATCCACGGACTGGATGGGATCGTCCTAAGGCCAGTGACCATTGCCCCGTGGCTGTCACGCTGAACATTGTTTGA
- a CDS encoding BA14K family protein: MLDKIRYIALCSGLFAANLVGRAAAVDLNTPYVPSLRPSTPPIAGGLPRTYQPQAGSSKCYGVGCRDSGNYISREGIPIYKNGDPLQVRPSNRKPVTTFGPSSNHISWCSNRYRSYRTSDNTYQPLAGPRTGCNSPFQ; the protein is encoded by the coding sequence ATGCTTGATAAGATACGGTACATCGCACTTTGCTCAGGTCTCTTTGCAGCAAACCTTGTTGGCAGAGCTGCAGCGGTTGACCTAAATACGCCCTACGTGCCGTCTTTGCGTCCAAGCACGCCCCCTATCGCTGGCGGGCTGCCGCGGACTTATCAGCCACAAGCAGGATCAAGTAAGTGTTACGGCGTGGGGTGCCGCGACAGTGGCAATTACATCTCGCGCGAAGGCATCCCGATCTACAAGAATGGCGACCCGCTTCAAGTTCGCCCATCCAATCGCAAGCCTGTCACCACCTTCGGTCCAAGCAGCAACCATATTTCATGGTGCTCAAATCGTTACCGCAGTTATCGTACGTCGGACAACACATACCAGCCCTTGGCAGGGCCGCGTACCGGCTGTAATTCGCCTTTTCAATAA
- a CDS encoding PLP-dependent aminotransferase family protein, producing the protein MLDWETVFATRSKRMRASEIRELLKLLERPDIISFAGGIPDPALFPHAEFQSAYQDIFGGPEANAALQYSVSEGYKPLRTWLVSELAKIGIPCTEDNVFITSGSQQALDYLGKLFISPNDTALVTAPTYLGALQAFNAYEPTYDILSLNGNRTPDSYKQAAENAGGQVKFAYLSADFSNPTGETVDRAGREKLLADADELNVPIIEDAAYQYLRYNGEAIAPILSMDIARHGGDIEKTRTIYCGSFSKTLAPGLRVGYVVASQSVIRKLVLMKQAADLHSSTINQIAIHRVASTGFDSQVAKLHSVYKHRRDKMLEALAKYMPEGTDWTKPEGGMFIWVTLPKGMDGAALLAASIESEKVAFVPGKAFFADGTGANTLRLSYSCANDEMIDEGIMRLGRLIRAYSKSEAA; encoded by the coding sequence GTGTTGGACTGGGAAACTGTATTTGCAACGCGCTCGAAACGTATGCGCGCTTCGGAAATCCGTGAACTTCTAAAACTGCTGGAACGTCCGGATATTATTTCCTTTGCTGGCGGTATTCCCGATCCGGCGCTGTTTCCACATGCTGAATTCCAGAGCGCTTATCAGGACATCTTTGGTGGCCCTGAAGCCAATGCAGCTCTGCAATATTCGGTATCTGAAGGTTACAAGCCGCTCCGCACCTGGTTGGTGAGTGAACTCGCCAAGATCGGTATTCCTTGTACCGAAGACAACGTCTTTATCACGTCCGGTTCGCAGCAAGCACTTGACTATCTAGGCAAGCTTTTCATCTCGCCAAATGACACGGCACTGGTGACGGCACCGACCTATCTTGGCGCGTTGCAGGCGTTTAACGCCTACGAGCCGACCTATGACATTCTCTCGCTGAATGGCAATCGCACACCGGATTCCTATAAGCAGGCAGCGGAAAATGCCGGCGGTCAGGTTAAGTTTGCCTATCTTTCGGCAGATTTCAGCAACCCGACCGGCGAAACAGTTGATCGTGCAGGTCGTGAGAAGTTGCTGGCCGATGCTGATGAGCTGAATGTGCCGATTATCGAAGACGCTGCTTATCAGTATCTGCGTTACAACGGCGAAGCGATTGCGCCGATCCTGTCGATGGATATTGCGCGTCACGGCGGTGATATCGAAAAGACCCGCACGATCTATTGCGGCTCATTCTCGAAGACCCTCGCACCTGGCCTGCGCGTCGGTTACGTGGTTGCTTCGCAGTCGGTTATCCGCAAGCTGGTTCTGATGAAGCAGGCGGCTGATCTTCATTCTTCGACGATCAACCAGATTGCCATCCATCGTGTTGCTTCGACTGGTTTTGACAGCCAAGTCGCTAAGCTGCATAGCGTTTACAAGCATCGCCGCGATAAGATGCTGGAAGCACTTGCTAAATATATGCCGGAAGGCACTGACTGGACCAAGCCGGAAGGCGGCATGTTCATCTGGGTCACGCTTCCAAAGGGCATGGACGGTGCTGCATTGCTTGCCGCATCGATTGAAAGCGAGAAAGTGGCATTTGTGCCGGGCAAGGCCTTCTTTGCGGATGGCACGGGTGCCAATACGCTGCGTCTGAGCTATTCATGCGCTAATGATGAAATGATTGATGAAGGTATCATGCGTCTGGGACGCTTGATCCGCGCGTATTCCAAATCGGAAGCAGCATAA
- the ilvC gene encoding ketol-acid reductoisomerase: protein MRVYYDRDADVNLIKSKKVVIVGYGSQGRAHALNLKDSGAANVRIALREGSATVKKAEADGFEVMNVADAAKWGDVLMMATPDELQADIYKDHIQDNIRDGAAIAFAHGLNVHFGLIEPKKSVDVVMIAPKGPGHTVRGEYQKGGGVPCLIAIHQDASGNAHDLALSYASGVGGGRSGVIETTFKEECETDLFGEQAVLCGGVVELIRTGFEVLVEAGYAPEMAYFECLHEMKLIVDLIYEGGIANMNYSISNTAEWGEYVTGPRIITAETKEEMKRVLKDIQTGKFTSDWMQEYRAGAARFKGIRRNNDSHQIEEVGEKLRGMMPWIAANKLVDKARN from the coding sequence ATGCGCGTTTATTACGATCGTGATGCAGACGTTAATCTGATCAAGTCGAAGAAGGTTGTTATCGTCGGTTACGGTAGCCAGGGCCGTGCCCATGCACTGAACCTCAAGGACTCCGGCGCTGCCAACGTGCGCATCGCTCTTCGTGAAGGTTCGGCAACGGTCAAGAAGGCCGAAGCTGATGGCTTCGAAGTGATGAACGTTGCTGATGCTGCCAAGTGGGGCGATGTCCTCATGATGGCAACCCCTGATGAACTTCAGGCTGACATCTACAAAGACCACATTCAGGATAACATCCGTGACGGCGCAGCAATTGCTTTCGCTCATGGCCTTAATGTTCACTTCGGCCTGATTGAGCCAAAGAAGTCGGTTGACGTTGTCATGATCGCACCAAAGGGCCCAGGCCACACGGTTCGCGGCGAATACCAGAAAGGCGGCGGCGTTCCTTGCCTCATCGCTATCCATCAGGATGCTTCGGGCAACGCACATGATCTCGCTCTGTCTTACGCTTCGGGCGTTGGCGGCGGCCGTTCGGGCGTTATCGAAACCACCTTCAAGGAAGAGTGCGAAACCGATCTGTTCGGTGAGCAGGCTGTTCTTTGCGGCGGCGTTGTTGAACTCATCCGCACCGGCTTTGAAGTTCTCGTAGAAGCTGGCTATGCACCAGAAATGGCTTACTTCGAGTGCCTGCACGAAATGAAGCTCATCGTAGACCTGATCTACGAAGGCGGCATTGCGAACATGAACTACTCGATCTCCAACACCGCTGAATGGGGCGAATACGTCACTGGTCCACGCATCATCACTGCAGAAACCAAGGAAGAAATGAAGCGCGTTCTGAAGGACATTCAGACCGGCAAGTTCACCTCCGATTGGATGCAGGAATACCGTGCAGGTGCAGCTCGCTTCAAGGGTATCCGTCGTAACAACGACAGCCACCAGATCGAAGAAGTTGGCGAAAAGCTCCGCGGCATGATGCCATGGATCGCAGCGAACAAGCTCGTCGACAAGGCACGCAACTAA
- a CDS encoding TetR/AcrR family transcriptional regulator — protein sequence MTDKSDELQAQKQPSFSPRQNDVLEQALRLLVEGGDRALTTASIARAANCSKESLYKWFGDRDGLLTAMVRWQASKVRVVPVAREKLDAESLFSSLEHFARDWLLVLSGPTSIALNRLAVSHTASGKSALGDIVLANGPVAMAKRLKPILEMGQEAKLLAFDDIDEAFRAFFGLVVRDMQIRLLLGDRLELTDEVVIRDARRATKQFFALYGA from the coding sequence GTGACTGATAAAAGCGACGAATTGCAGGCTCAGAAGCAGCCGTCTTTTTCGCCGCGTCAGAACGATGTTCTGGAGCAGGCGTTGCGCCTTCTTGTCGAAGGCGGGGACCGCGCTTTGACGACGGCGAGCATTGCGCGTGCTGCCAATTGCTCCAAGGAAAGCCTTTATAAATGGTTTGGCGATCGCGATGGTCTGCTAACCGCAATGGTTCGCTGGCAGGCATCGAAGGTTCGTGTCGTGCCGGTAGCTCGCGAGAAGCTTGACGCGGAATCGCTTTTCTCAAGCCTTGAACATTTTGCGCGTGACTGGCTGCTGGTGCTGTCTGGTCCAACATCGATTGCATTGAACCGTCTGGCTGTCAGCCACACGGCATCGGGCAAATCGGCACTTGGTGACATCGTTCTCGCCAATGGTCCGGTGGCGATGGCAAAGCGTCTCAAGCCGATCCTTGAAATGGGTCAGGAAGCAAAGCTTTTGGCTTTTGACGATATCGACGAAGCTTTTCGTGCATTTTTCGGACTTGTCGTTCGGGACATGCAGATCCGGTTGCTGCTTGGCGACCGGCTGGAACTGACTGACGAAGTGGTCATCCGGGACGCCCGGCGTGCCACAAAGCAGTTTTTCGCTCTTTACGGGGCATAA
- a CDS encoding potassium transporter Kup produces the protein MSSEQPDKNTPVAGDAQAGSQNTLPAGVSPENSIASEENDHSHDSMKMLVLGALGVVYGDIGTSPIYAFREALHAATSDGFLSRSDILGVVSLIFWALLLVVTVKYVIFVLRADNNGEGGILSLMALVRAALKGRPDIVLAAGICGAALFFGDAVITPAISVLSAVEGVQIVAPHMTPFVVPITVVILVVLFSIQKYGTGKVAIVFGPIMAVWFLALGASGLWHIFDDPTVMAALNPYYALRFLVVSPGVAFITVGAVFLAMTGAEALYADLGHFGRKPIVRAWLWIVFPCLLLNYFGQAAFVLSHGEAAALPFFQMMPDFALWPMVLLATAATVIASQAVISGAFSVARQAVQLNILPRLEIQHTSEKLHGQIYIPRVNLLLGLTVIILVLGFEKSNNLASAYGIAVTGNMLVTTGLLYFVMTRIWNWRVSRAAPLIAGFLVIDVMFFSANIIKVHDGGWASITFALILVVIMWTWVRGTRHLFQKTRKAEVPLDLIVEQMNKRPPTIVPGTAVFLTGDPKSAPTALMHSLKHYKVLHQNNVILTVVTASKPWVSSADRARVSQFNERFMQVTLTFGYMQQPNIPRALGLCRKLGWKFDIMTTSFFLSRRWLKASAHSGLPLWQDKLFILLARTASDATEYFQIPTGRVVEIGTQVNL, from the coding sequence ATGAGCAGCGAGCAACCAGATAAGAACACGCCAGTCGCAGGAGATGCGCAGGCGGGTTCTCAAAATACGCTGCCTGCTGGCGTTTCTCCAGAGAACTCGATTGCTTCGGAAGAAAACGACCATTCCCATGACAGTATGAAGATGCTGGTGCTCGGTGCTCTCGGCGTCGTTTATGGTGATATTGGTACGAGCCCGATCTACGCCTTCCGCGAAGCATTGCACGCGGCAACTTCGGATGGGTTTCTTTCCAGAAGTGATATTCTGGGTGTCGTTTCTCTGATCTTCTGGGCGCTTCTGCTCGTTGTGACGGTGAAATATGTGATCTTCGTGCTGCGTGCCGACAATAATGGCGAAGGCGGCATTCTCTCTTTGATGGCTTTGGTAAGGGCTGCCCTTAAAGGGCGGCCCGACATCGTTCTGGCAGCTGGTATTTGCGGAGCGGCGCTGTTCTTTGGCGATGCGGTCATTACGCCTGCGATTTCGGTGTTGTCTGCGGTGGAAGGGGTGCAGATTGTTGCGCCCCATATGACGCCCTTTGTGGTGCCCATTACCGTGGTTATTCTCGTGGTTCTTTTCTCAATCCAGAAGTACGGAACGGGCAAGGTTGCGATTGTTTTCGGGCCGATCATGGCGGTGTGGTTTCTGGCCCTCGGTGCGTCCGGTCTTTGGCATATTTTTGACGATCCGACAGTAATGGCAGCGCTTAATCCTTATTATGCCCTGCGTTTTCTTGTCGTGAGCCCCGGTGTCGCCTTCATTACTGTAGGCGCAGTCTTTCTTGCCATGACAGGCGCTGAAGCGCTTTACGCTGATCTCGGTCATTTTGGCCGTAAGCCAATCGTTCGAGCTTGGCTTTGGATTGTGTTTCCGTGCCTTCTACTTAACTATTTCGGACAGGCGGCATTCGTGTTGTCCCATGGTGAAGCGGCGGCGTTGCCTTTCTTCCAGATGATGCCGGATTTTGCGCTCTGGCCGATGGTGCTTCTGGCGACAGCTGCCACTGTGATTGCCAGTCAGGCCGTCATCAGCGGCGCGTTTTCTGTGGCGCGTCAGGCGGTTCAGCTTAACATTCTGCCGCGTCTTGAAATCCAGCACACGTCGGAAAAACTGCACGGACAAATCTACATTCCGCGCGTCAATCTGCTGCTTGGTCTTACGGTCATCATTCTCGTTCTCGGGTTTGAGAAGTCGAACAATCTGGCATCTGCTTACGGTATCGCCGTGACGGGCAATATGCTGGTCACGACCGGTCTTCTTTATTTTGTCATGACTCGCATCTGGAACTGGCGTGTCAGCCGCGCTGCTCCCTTGATCGCAGGCTTTCTGGTCATTGATGTGATGTTCTTCAGCGCCAATATCATCAAGGTGCATGATGGCGGCTGGGCGTCGATAACCTTTGCGCTTATTCTTGTGGTCATCATGTGGACATGGGTGCGCGGCACGCGCCACCTGTTCCAAAAGACACGCAAGGCGGAGGTGCCGCTCGATCTCATCGTCGAGCAGATGAACAAGCGTCCGCCGACAATTGTTCCGGGAACGGCTGTGTTTCTGACAGGTGATCCCAAGAGCGCGCCGACGGCACTCATGCATAGTCTCAAGCACTATAAGGTTCTGCACCAGAACAATGTTATTCTGACTGTTGTAACGGCTTCCAAGCCTTGGGTGTCGAGTGCTGACCGTGCGCGTGTTTCGCAGTTCAATGAACGCTTCATGCAGGTCACGCTGACATTTGGCTATATGCAGCAACCGAATATTCCGCGAGCGCTGGGACTTTGCCGAAAACTCGGCTGGAAGTTCGACATCATGACGACGTCTTTCTTCCTGTCACGTCGCTGGCTCAAGGCTTCCGCACATTCCGGTTTGCCGCTCTGGCAGGATAAGCTTTTCATCCTGCTTGCTCGTACGGCCTCTGATGCGACGGAATATTTCCAGATCCCAACAGGTCGTGTTGTGGAAATAGGCACGCAAGTTAATCTCTAA
- a CDS encoding pyridoxine 5'-phosphate synthase: MPAKLSVNLNAIAMLRNRRDLPWPSVTGLGRAALAAGAAGLTVHPRPDQRHIRFTDLGDIRALIDDEYPQAEFNIEGFPTEAFLELVEKHQPEQVTLVPDDPMQATSDHGWDFETKSDFLEPIVQRLKSKGMRVSLFADPDPLGYEKAKAIGADRIELYTGPYGATYDDPAAATQELSRLGKAADAATALGLAINAGHDLTVENLPALVKRVPQLSEVSIGHGLTADALMYGMPVTVSRYIAALAG; encoded by the coding sequence ATGCCTGCAAAATTGTCCGTCAATCTCAACGCTATAGCCATGTTGCGTAATCGGCGAGATCTTCCTTGGCCGAGTGTGACCGGTCTAGGACGAGCGGCGCTTGCAGCAGGAGCGGCTGGCTTGACGGTGCATCCGCGTCCTGATCAGCGTCATATTCGTTTTACCGATCTTGGCGATATCCGCGCATTGATCGATGATGAATACCCGCAGGCTGAGTTCAACATTGAAGGCTTTCCAACAGAAGCCTTTCTGGAACTGGTTGAAAAGCATCAACCTGAGCAGGTGACGTTGGTTCCTGATGATCCGATGCAGGCAACTTCCGATCACGGTTGGGACTTTGAAACCAAATCCGATTTCCTGGAACCGATCGTTCAGCGGCTGAAATCAAAGGGAATGCGTGTATCGTTATTTGCTGACCCTGATCCGCTTGGTTACGAAAAGGCCAAGGCAATTGGCGCAGACCGCATTGAGCTCTATACGGGCCCATATGGAGCGACTTATGATGATCCGGCTGCCGCTACACAGGAACTGAGCCGTCTCGGCAAAGCTGCAGATGCAGCAACGGCGCTCGGGCTCGCAATCAATGCAGGGCACGATCTGACAGTTGAAAATCTCCCAGCTTTGGTGAAACGTGTACCGCAGTTAAGCGAAGTGTCGATTGGGCACGGTCTGACCGCAGATGCTTTAATGTATGGTATGCCGGTGACCGTTAGCCGATACATTGCAGCCTTGGCTGGATAG
- a CDS encoding STAS/SEC14 domain-containing protein, which translates to MRNEDIPVIRRIPTNREDVFAFAIEGHLDDASLENLYGLLDAAYEGHDEIDLLIRLTGYDGVDWGSAFSESMLSMRAKSLRHLRRYAIVGGPLWIQASVTLMQPFLSIEMKTFESEDEPKAWEWLSAEPAEQ; encoded by the coding sequence ATGCGCAACGAGGACATTCCTGTCATCCGTCGCATTCCAACCAATCGTGAAGATGTCTTTGCTTTTGCTATCGAGGGCCATCTCGATGATGCTTCTCTCGAAAATCTTTATGGACTGCTCGATGCAGCCTATGAAGGCCATGATGAAATCGACCTGCTCATCCGCCTGACCGGCTATGACGGCGTGGATTGGGGTTCAGCATTTTCGGAGAGCATGTTGTCGATGCGTGCAAAATCTCTGCGTCACCTTCGACGTTATGCCATTGTTGGCGGCCCGCTATGGATACAGGCAAGCGTCACGCTCATGCAGCCGTTTCTGTCCATCGAAATGAAGACATTCGAATCCGAAGATGAGCCCAAAGCTTGGGAGTGGCTAAGCGCCGAACCAGCGGAACAATGA
- a CDS encoding ATP-dependent RecD-like DNA helicase, with product MQFSPEQDQALKAVGKWLKEGRSPIFRLFGYAGTGKTTLARYFAEHVDGDVQFAAFTGKAAQVLRSKGANNARTLHSLIYRPRGEEAIEDETTGKTSIAPTFSLNRQSPVAKAALIVVDECSMVDEQLGRDLMTFGTPILVLGDPGQLPPISGGGFFTEHEPDYLLTEIHRQARDNPIIRMALDVREGRELAYGDEGRAKVISKSEVNQDLVLSADQVLVGTNRTRKRYNQRLRELKGFTAEYPQAGDKLVCLRNDPAKGLLNGSLWKVMTSSKETVKPGINLLVSPEDEDRGVAKIKLLKAQFEDPDAEIPWQTKKRFDDFDYGYALTVHKAQGSQWDNVVLFDESYAFRDTRERWLYTAITRAAEQLTIVK from the coding sequence ATGCAGTTTTCACCGGAACAGGATCAGGCTTTAAAAGCCGTTGGCAAGTGGCTGAAGGAAGGGCGTTCCCCTATCTTCAGGCTGTTTGGTTATGCTGGCACAGGCAAAACCACGCTTGCGCGTTATTTTGCCGAGCATGTGGATGGTGATGTGCAGTTTGCAGCCTTCACCGGCAAGGCCGCGCAGGTGCTACGCTCCAAGGGCGCAAACAATGCGCGCACGCTGCATTCACTGATCTATCGGCCGCGCGGTGAAGAAGCGATTGAAGACGAAACAACCGGTAAGACGTCTATCGCCCCGACATTTTCGCTTAACCGTCAAAGCCCGGTGGCCAAGGCGGCTCTGATTGTTGTGGACGAATGTTCCATGGTTGATGAGCAGCTCGGTCGCGATCTGATGACATTTGGCACACCTATTCTGGTGCTGGGTGATCCGGGACAGTTGCCGCCGATTTCGGGCGGCGGTTTTTTTACTGAGCACGAACCGGATTATCTGCTGACGGAAATTCATCGTCAGGCACGCGATAACCCGATCATCCGTATGGCGCTTGACGTGCGTGAGGGTCGTGAGCTTGCTTATGGCGATGAGGGAAGAGCGAAAGTTATTTCCAAATCTGAGGTCAATCAGGATCTGGTTCTTTCTGCCGATCAGGTTCTCGTTGGCACCAACCGTACACGCAAGCGCTATAATCAGCGGCTGCGCGAGTTGAAGGGTTTTACTGCGGAATACCCCCAGGCCGGCGATAAGCTGGTTTGCCTGCGCAACGATCCGGCCAAGGGGCTTCTGAACGGCTCTCTCTGGAAGGTAATGACCTCGTCCAAGGAAACAGTGAAACCGGGAATTAATTTGCTGGTCTCGCCCGAAGACGAAGACCGAGGCGTCGCCAAGATCAAACTGCTCAAAGCGCAGTTTGAGGACCCGGATGCTGAAATTCCTTGGCAGACCAAGAAGCGTTTCGATGATTTTGATTACGGTTATGCACTGACGGTTCACAAGGCGCAGGGTTCACAGTGGGACAATGTCGTGCTGTTCGATGAAAGCTATGCTTTCCGCGACACGCGCGAGCGCTGGCTTTACACCGCAATCACGCGTGCAGCCGAACAGCTGACAATTGTAAAATAA